One Nitrososphaerota archaeon DNA segment encodes these proteins:
- a CDS encoding NADH-quinone oxidoreductase subunit A has translation MFGFAIVAVGPALLISRMISPRRLSNPVKFLPMEAGQVPKGEGRTHFMMQYYAYVLMFVVFDVMAIFLYAWGSSLLNLPKTATLPIIAFLGIMFAAMAFALYQSKRRNIW, from the coding sequence ATGTTTGGCTTTGCCATCGTGGCTGTAGGTCCCGCACTTTTGATATCGCGTATGATTTCACCTAGACGACTCAGCAATCCAGTCAAGTTCCTCCCGATGGAAGCAGGTCAAGTACCCAAGGGAGAGGGAAGAACCCACTTTATGATGCAGTATTATGCGTATGTTCTAATGTTTGTAGTATTTGATGTGATGGCAATATTTCTGTATGCATGGGGCAGCTCACTTTTGAATCTGCCCAAGACTGCGACTTTGCCAATAATCGCATTTTTGGGAATAATGTTTGCAGCTATGGCTTTTGCTTTGTACCAGTCAAAGAGGAGAAATATTTGGTAG
- a CDS encoding NADH-quinone oxidoreductase subunit B produces the protein MLKDLLTPQNANVFVGKLGDVLVKAIDQPLGYAINWSRLWSLWPVHIETACCSVEFGAASSPRYDVERFGIIEAFGSLRQCDLVVVQGTITRKMAPRLRLVYDQMPEPKYVIAMGACAITGGLYFDSYNVLPGIDGILPVDVYVPGCPPRPETLIQGCMLLQEKIKRLKAR, from the coding sequence TTGCTAAAAGATCTACTCACACCACAAAACGCAAATGTCTTTGTAGGCAAGCTAGGCGATGTTCTAGTCAAAGCTATTGATCAACCCCTAGGATACGCAATTAACTGGAGTAGACTCTGGTCTTTGTGGCCTGTGCACATTGAAACTGCTTGTTGTAGTGTTGAATTTGGTGCTGCATCCAGCCCAAGATATGATGTAGAGCGATTTGGAATCATCGAGGCGTTCGGATCGCTACGCCAATGTGATCTTGTGGTAGTACAGGGAACCATCACGAGAAAGATGGCACCAAGACTAAGACTAGTCTATGACCAAATGCCAGAGCCCAAGTATGTAATTGCTATGGGAGCCTGCGCAATCACCGGCGGACTGTACTTTGATTCGTATAATGTCTTACCTGGAATTGATGGAATTTTACCAGTTGATGTGTACGTACCAGGTTGCCCTCCAAGACCTGAGACCCTAATTCAGGGATGCATGTTACTACAAGAGAAAATTAAGAGGCTAAAGGCTAGGTAA
- a CDS encoding NADH-quinone oxidoreductase subunit C, producing the protein MSSQETKPVAQSELVKDLPKFEKSIADKIEKKFGSKTKIEFVKENRVRIKVSKEDVLDVAKFLHDEMHYDHAEAVTGVDYPEEKEIEVVYHLGSYTDPELANQVLTLATRAPREDNPNPGSDSTKLPSLRDIFYSVEFHERECFEMLGVYFDGHPDNRRLLLPEDWADLPPMRKDFKLKGR; encoded by the coding sequence ATGAGCTCACAAGAAACAAAACCAGTAGCACAATCAGAGTTAGTAAAGGATCTCCCAAAGTTTGAAAAATCAATAGCAGATAAGATTGAAAAAAAGTTTGGCTCAAAGACAAAAATTGAATTTGTAAAAGAGAACAGAGTCCGCATCAAAGTATCAAAAGAAGACGTACTGGATGTGGCAAAATTCCTTCATGATGAGATGCACTATGACCACGCCGAGGCCGTTACAGGCGTTGACTATCCAGAAGAAAAGGAAATTGAAGTTGTTTATCATTTAGGCTCTTATACGGACCCAGAACTTGCAAATCAGGTTCTGACCCTGGCAACTAGGGCTCCAAGAGAGGATAACCCAAATCCGGGATCCGATAGCACCAAACTTCCAAGCCTCAGGGATATTTTCTACAGTGTAGAATTTCATGAGCGTGAATGCTTTGAGATGCTTGGCGTTTACTTTGATGGTCATCCAGATAATCGCAGATTACTCCTCCCAGAAGACTGGGCGGACTTGCCACCAATGCGAAAAGACTTCAAACTAAAGGGACGATAA
- a CDS encoding NADH-quinone oxidoreductase subunit D has translation MSTSLPPGLQMEKVDERIMTLNVGPQHPGSGHMRIIVKIDGDYIVSAEPDPGYVHRGEEKMAEYRNYIQNIPHLERPVIHDSCNVLYPYCLGVEELLGIEVPERAKYLRVIASELNRCVYTQYWLAIYGIFLGHSTMFMWPAGDRELYIDMLEKMTGARVTHSYFIPGGIRNDVPANFEDMLLKRVNYFEKRIKEYGAIFYDNPILISRTRDAGKLSREDAIRLGTTGSTLRASGVDYDLRVKEPYDAYGELDIKVNTLKEGDAYARSKIPWLDMLESCNIIRQALQKMPKSGSVRVKLKPNPKGGNDEVYKRVESGRGSLGCYIVSKSQPEPYRVKMSVGSFRNLICMPYLLKGEKLGNMPAVYWSLNYWPVEADR, from the coding sequence ATGAGTACTTCACTACCACCAGGCCTGCAAATGGAAAAAGTAGACGAGCGAATCATGACGCTCAACGTAGGACCACAACACCCAGGATCTGGGCACATGAGAATCATTGTCAAAATTGACGGCGACTATATCGTTTCTGCAGAACCTGATCCTGGTTATGTGCACAGGGGAGAGGAGAAGATGGCCGAATACCGAAATTACATTCAAAACATTCCACACCTAGAGAGGCCGGTAATTCACGACTCTTGCAATGTATTGTACCCATACTGCCTTGGCGTTGAGGAATTGTTGGGAATTGAAGTGCCGGAGCGAGCAAAATACCTGCGAGTCATCGCATCAGAGCTTAACAGATGCGTCTACACCCAATACTGGCTTGCAATCTATGGAATCTTTTTGGGCCACTCTACAATGTTCATGTGGCCTGCAGGTGACAGGGAACTCTACATAGACATGCTAGAAAAAATGACCGGAGCTCGTGTCACACACTCATACTTCATACCTGGTGGAATTCGAAACGATGTTCCAGCAAACTTTGAGGACATGTTACTAAAGAGAGTCAACTATTTTGAAAAACGCATCAAAGAATACGGTGCAATATTTTATGACAACCCAATTCTGATTTCAAGAACCCGCGACGCAGGAAAACTTTCCCGAGAGGACGCAATACGACTAGGAACAACTGGCTCTACATTGCGTGCAAGCGGTGTTGACTATGACTTGCGAGTAAAAGAGCCGTACGATGCATATGGAGAACTTGACATCAAGGTAAACACACTCAAGGAAGGAGATGCATATGCACGCTCCAAGATTCCATGGCTCGACATGCTGGAATCCTGCAATATCATTCGCCAGGCTCTGCAAAAAATGCCAAAGTCTGGCTCTGTTCGAGTCAAGCTAAAGCCAAACCCAAAGGGTGGAAACGACGAAGTCTACAAGAGAGTAGAGTCTGGCCGTGGCTCACTGGGATGTTATATTGTATCTAAAAGTCAGCCAGAACCATACAGAGTAAAGATGAGTGTGGGCTCGTTTAGAAATCTTATTTGCATGCCATACCTGCTAAAGGGCGAAAAGCTAGGAAACATGCCGGCGGTGTATTGGAGCTTGAACTATTGGCCGGTGGAGGCTGACAGATAA